The Desulforegula conservatrix Mb1Pa genomic sequence CCCTTGTCTGTCATCACCTTTGCAAGGTAGCTGTCACCAGCATCAACAAGCATTACATCCAGAGCCGAGTCATCAAATGGCCCTGTTCCGCAGCTTGTGGAAAAATCAAACTGGTCAGGGCTGTTGATCGCAAGGCCTATGAAGGTTGTGCATTCATAAGCCTTTACCCAGTAAGGATCCTGATAATCAGGATTGTTGAAGTTGAGTTCAACAAGTTTGAAAGCCTTGGCGTCGTATGGTCTGATGCCGATTACGGCCTGGGCTGAATAATCCTTTTCAGCCTCTTTCATTATATGATGGCCTTCCACATTTTCGTCCAGATTATAAACCAGCATGGTTTCAGATGCCGGGAAAGCTATGGACTTTGGTGAAAGTCTTGTGTTTTTGTAACCCATGTCGGGCTGTTCGCCAGCTGCAAGCCCTCTGAATACATGGAACTGCTTATCCTTGACCGGGCCCACCAGACGGTATGCACTCCGTGACTTATCCACTCCGGCAGCCCAGGCTGACTTGTCTATCTTTATAATTTTCATGGCATGTCCCCTGAAAACGTTGAGTTCTTCTATATGATCAGACCACTATGGCCTGATCTGCTACCGGATAATGGTTTCTGGATCGTCGATCTTGAATGTATCCATTGGAGGACGCTGATCAAGCGACATTCCCGCTTCCCAACCAAAATTTTCAACACAGCCTTTTTCAAGCTTTTTGGTGAAAAGCCTTACCTTTATATCCATAGGACATGCTGCTTCACATGCTCCGCAATCTGTACAGCGGCCAGCGCAGTGATATGCCCTGAGGAAATGGTAAGTTCTGATATCAACCGGATCCGTGCCTTTTCCTACCCACTGTGGACGGGATTCGTCAACAAAACAGGTCGGGCAGTAGCATAGAGGACACGCATTCTTGCACGCGTAACATCTTGTGCATGGAGAAAGCAAGTCTTCGAAGAACTTCCACTTGTCATCAACTGACATGGCTTCAATCTTGTTTACAGATGCAAAACGATCTACAACCTGCTGCTCTTCCACAGGTTCAGCTATCATCTCATCGCAAAGAACAGGATTGCGGCGTATGCATGTTCTACAGTTATCCTGCAAAATGTCAGCTTTCTTAACTGATTTTTCAGCACCGTCACAAACAAACTTTATATCGTCGCCATTTTCAGTCATAGAAGTAATGTCACCGTCGAACATTGCCTTCACGGCTGTCTTATCAACCATGCCCTTGCATGGTACGCCGATTATATAAACCTGTTCACGCTTTATCTGGTTTTCAATTATATGTGTAACAAGGTTACGGGAATCACAGCCCTTGGCTATGACTGCCATTGTGCCTTTTCTGCCCTTTGCGTAATTGGCAAGGTTAAGGCGGCAGTTGGAATCCCACACCAGTTTATCAACCGAATCCGCGTCACTCACGAGGCAAGGTTCTGTCATCATGGCAACACTTCCTTTTTTGAAGCCTATGACAACATCCACCTTTTTCTCTGCAAGAACACGGCGTGCTGCTTCTTTAATTTTATCTATGTATCCGTTCATAGTCTTTTACCTTAGCTGGTCTTTTACAAAACGTTTATTGGGTCCAACAGCTTTAACCGCCTCTGTCACCTGCTTGACTACATCCACAAATTTTGTGGATTCTGCAGAGGAAATCCACGAGTAATGGAGGCGGCCAGGCTCGATGCCCATATATTCAGCCAGTTCATTAAAGAGTACAAACTTTCTTCTTGCGTAGTAATTACCTTCCAGGTAATGGCAGTCTCCCGGATGTCAGCCAGAGACCCATACCGCGTCGGCGCCTTCCTTAAGTGCTGAGAGGAAGAACTTAGGACTCATACGGCCAGTACAGGGTATGCGTATTACACGTAT encodes the following:
- a CDS encoding 4Fe-4S ferredoxin; the protein is MNGYIDKIKEAARRVLAEKKVDVVIGFKKGSVAMMTEPCLVSDADSVDKLVWDSNCRLNLANYAKGRKGTMAVIAKGCDSRNLVTHIIENQIKREQVYIIGVPCKGMVDKTAVKAMFDGDITSMTENGDDIKFVCDGAEKSVKKADILQDNCRTCIRRNPVLCDEMIAEPVEEQQVVDRFASVNKIEAMSVDDKWKFFEDLLSPCTRCYACKNACPLCYCPTCFVDESRPQWVGKGTDPVDIRTYHFLRAYHCAGRCTDCGACEAACPMDIKVRLFTKKLEKGCVENFGWEAGMSLDQRPPMDTFKIDDPETIIR
- a CDS encoding hydrogenase iron-sulfur subunit gives rise to the protein MGDWEPKIVSFLCNWCSYGAADLAGVSRFQYPANIRVIRIPCTGRMSPKFFLSALKEGADAVWVSGUHPGDCHYLEGNYYARRKFVLFNELAEYMGIEPGRLHYSWISSAESTKFVDVVKQVTEAVKAVGPNKRFVKDQLR